One Lacunisphaera limnophila DNA window includes the following coding sequences:
- a CDS encoding LacI family DNA-binding transcriptional regulator, with amino-acid sequence MDAKRVTQQDIARKAGVHRATVSMALQGHPNIPPATRDRILGIAASLGYTPDPMLSALAAYRNRRRPAIYHGTLAWLINSAYGFDWRDRTLRPHFSDYHEGATAQAKRYGFQVEIFDFNAPGMTPTRLAAILAARGVLGILLCPQPRPETNLEFPWQNFSAVTFGYSLASPRLHTVSATQYRAMRLTVHELRRLGYRRIGLALDGDHDLRTDHNYLAGYLVEEHLAGTGGNPAVPKLATPYPDQGAIARWLKAHRPDAIVTGNYHFLDVLRALGRKVPEQIGVACPLLPSPDTELAGVIENSVEIGSVAVDFLIGMIHRQERGVPVNPQRVHVEGRWLPGKTLRPQLH; translated from the coding sequence ATGGATGCGAAGCGTGTCACGCAGCAGGATATCGCGCGGAAAGCCGGCGTGCACCGCGCCACGGTTTCGATGGCCTTGCAGGGTCACCCCAACATCCCGCCGGCAACGCGTGACCGCATCCTCGGCATTGCCGCCAGCCTGGGCTACACGCCCGATCCCATGCTTTCCGCCCTCGCCGCCTACCGCAACCGGCGGCGGCCGGCCATCTACCACGGCACGCTGGCCTGGTTGATCAACTCCGCCTACGGTTTCGACTGGCGCGACCGCACCCTGCGGCCGCACTTCAGCGACTACCACGAGGGCGCCACCGCCCAGGCCAAGCGCTACGGGTTCCAGGTCGAGATCTTCGACTTCAACGCGCCCGGCATGACCCCCACCCGCCTGGCCGCGATCCTCGCCGCCCGGGGCGTCCTCGGCATCCTGCTCTGCCCCCAGCCGCGGCCGGAAACCAACCTGGAGTTCCCCTGGCAGAATTTCTCCGCGGTCACCTTCGGCTACAGCCTGGCTTCGCCGCGCCTGCACACCGTCAGCGCCACCCAATACCGCGCCATGCGCCTCACGGTGCACGAGCTCCGGCGCCTCGGCTACCGCCGCATCGGCCTGGCGTTGGATGGCGATCATGATCTCCGCACCGATCACAACTACCTCGCCGGATATCTCGTGGAAGAACACCTCGCCGGCACCGGCGGCAACCCCGCCGTGCCGAAACTCGCCACCCCCTACCCCGACCAGGGGGCCATCGCCCGCTGGCTGAAGGCCCACCGGCCGGATGCGATCGTGACGGGCAACTACCACTTCCTCGATGTGCTGCGCGCCCTCGGCCGGAAGGTCCCCGAGCAGATCGGGGTCGCGTGCCCGCTCCTGCCTTCGCCCGACACCGAACTGGCCGGCGTGATCGAGAACTCCGTCGAGATCGGCAGCGTCGCCGTGGATTTCCTCATCGGCATGATCCACCGGCAGGAACGCGGCGTGCCCGTCAATCCCCAGCGCGTGCATGTCGAAGGCCGCTGGCTGCCCGGGAAAACGCTGCGCCCCCAGCTGCACTGA
- a CDS encoding TonB-dependent receptor plug domain-containing protein — MKNHPSFPLAETLPRFVVPVVLLWAAAIPARAQTTAPLTPVAEEEILQLSPFEVTTSTNEGYLATSSLAGSRLKTDLKDIASPISVITPQFMQDTGARNLNDLLVYTTNTEVNGMDGNYTGVDLGKDGAGSQNGNLRNPQSGNRVRGLGSADITRNYFATDIPLDAYNTENIEIQRGPNAILFGLGSPAGIINGSLKAPVLSKRKFVTEFRVNSYAGTRQSLDANVPLVADRLGLRVNLLNENEKFRQKNTYADTARATGSLRWEPRMGPSVFTQVTVNAEVGKTDSSRPRFALPNDMFSSWFDPNRLNKLTTAVPVNRATVAPGGAWYQYGPYLNRDIGGVGEWFDQEGMVWFNPGSSETGDPANAAFPDTYHQRGGAHLSTSRIGNWGMIAPVNYYDNFHMVLNPGVHPLTQKATFAGDPDLLARINQMEAISGQSFTAKPWNTWQAGQITDPTVFDFWNRDLVGSNNSQYAKYRSLNLNAVQTYFDGKLGIEIAYDEQNHRNGHINWINNPNNINIDINQNIRRATEYANPALYGPEVPNPGFQRLVIASGTDGLRNESDRSASRLTAFYKLDAASHFKRPLVKALLGNHVFTGNLSRQSYKSQSRSFSLQTLGTGTELSRYIAPNEDFIGLHYLDTLANVATNPGIAGLGIQPITAIQAAQPGEGTVNSLYLDTQSVPRVPGYSRQQATGINDYRTDEANMYRNGPSSQATRVSNRTFIAQSKFFNDKLVGLWSVRRDSFFQQSKGATSRFTTLTNPNGTPTGATPYNLGTQVQGPNGSYHSLPDSPNWQFDPANDKRAIQTTRAWGLVVHSPDFINRRLPWGTNFSYSLNSSSNFRPESLSFDMYHQPNGTPSGVSRDHSFRINTLDGRLDMRVTWFKTVQKNASYGGGPSGQQIKQQLARTMNGLMIDATSSTGIQNTTPEWLVNKWFFGDSYDKAIAAQPIPDNWTKENGAALLSQPLRIRSRAVPGQPGYIAQGTPRPTGGGVYSEPPITEAELRYRREWFAARTDTEWFRPWNVYADEGLNLNDGFQLVRTPVGSATAAPAFLWNADGGPSGYGNTSDKTSKGVEIELAANITPNWRVMLNASRTVASDTNILNVSGGGNILKYYTAVKAVAQDGYTPADATATYNYWQKQGFAHIAPFGDNSREYLGYIWTDGFERAYLQALAAEGKNVGELRKYHVNLVTSYDFREGNFKGFGVGGAARWQDKPLLGFKKTFLDAPVLNWVDDLSSPIYGDYDVKFDTWVSYRRPLTPKVRLVVQLNVRNLLGDKELVAVTANPDGSFGSYRMADGTTWQLTTRFEF, encoded by the coding sequence ATGAAGAACCACCCCTCGTTCCCCCTTGCCGAGACGCTGCCGCGTTTCGTTGTGCCCGTTGTCCTCTTGTGGGCGGCGGCGATCCCCGCCCGCGCGCAAACGACTGCCCCGTTGACGCCCGTCGCCGAGGAGGAAATCCTCCAGCTCTCCCCCTTTGAGGTGACGACCAGCACGAACGAGGGCTACCTGGCGACCTCGTCGCTGGCGGGCAGCCGCCTCAAGACCGACCTCAAGGATATCGCCTCGCCGATCTCGGTGATCACGCCGCAGTTCATGCAGGACACCGGCGCCCGAAACCTGAACGACCTGCTGGTCTACACGACCAACACGGAGGTCAACGGCATGGATGGCAACTACACGGGCGTGGACCTGGGCAAGGATGGCGCCGGCAGCCAGAATGGCAACCTGCGCAATCCGCAATCCGGCAACCGGGTGCGCGGCCTGGGCAGCGCCGACATCACGCGCAACTATTTCGCCACCGACATCCCGCTCGACGCCTACAACACGGAGAACATCGAGATCCAGCGCGGGCCCAATGCGATCCTCTTCGGCCTGGGCAGCCCGGCCGGCATCATCAACGGTTCGCTCAAGGCGCCCGTGCTAAGCAAGCGGAAGTTTGTGACCGAGTTTCGCGTAAACAGCTACGCCGGCACCCGGCAGTCGCTCGACGCGAACGTGCCGCTGGTCGCCGACCGCCTCGGGTTGCGGGTGAACCTGCTGAACGAAAACGAAAAATTCCGGCAGAAGAACACCTATGCGGACACGGCCCGCGCCACCGGCTCGCTCCGGTGGGAGCCGCGGATGGGTCCGTCCGTGTTCACCCAAGTCACGGTCAACGCCGAGGTGGGCAAGACCGATTCGAGCCGGCCGCGGTTCGCGCTGCCGAATGACATGTTCAGCAGCTGGTTTGACCCGAACCGCCTCAACAAGCTGACGACCGCGGTGCCGGTCAACCGGGCCACCGTCGCGCCGGGCGGGGCGTGGTATCAATACGGTCCCTACCTCAACCGCGACATCGGCGGCGTGGGCGAGTGGTTCGATCAGGAGGGCATGGTCTGGTTCAATCCTGGAAGCAGCGAGACGGGTGATCCGGCCAACGCGGCGTTTCCCGACACCTACCACCAGCGAGGCGGCGCGCACCTGAGCACCTCGCGCATCGGCAACTGGGGCATGATCGCCCCGGTGAATTACTACGACAATTTCCACATGGTGCTGAACCCCGGGGTGCATCCGCTGACGCAGAAGGCCACCTTCGCGGGTGACCCCGACCTGCTGGCGCGCATCAACCAGATGGAAGCGATCTCCGGGCAGTCGTTCACCGCCAAGCCGTGGAACACCTGGCAGGCCGGGCAGATCACGGATCCCACGGTGTTTGATTTCTGGAACCGCGATCTCGTCGGCTCGAACAACTCGCAGTACGCCAAATACCGCTCGCTCAACCTTAATGCCGTGCAGACCTACTTTGACGGCAAGCTCGGCATCGAGATCGCGTACGACGAACAAAATCACCGCAACGGGCACATCAACTGGATCAACAACCCGAACAACATCAATATCGACATCAACCAGAACATCCGGCGCGCCACCGAGTATGCCAACCCGGCGCTCTACGGGCCGGAGGTGCCGAATCCCGGCTTCCAGCGGCTGGTGATCGCCAGCGGTACCGACGGCCTGCGCAACGAGTCGGACCGCTCGGCGAGCCGCCTCACCGCCTTCTACAAGCTTGATGCGGCCAGCCATTTCAAGCGGCCGCTGGTAAAGGCTCTCCTGGGCAACCATGTCTTCACGGGCAACCTCTCCCGGCAGTCCTACAAGAGCCAGTCGCGCAGCTTCAGCCTGCAGACCCTCGGGACCGGGACGGAGCTGTCGCGCTACATCGCCCCCAATGAGGACTTCATCGGCCTGCACTACCTGGACACGCTGGCGAATGTCGCGACCAATCCCGGCATCGCCGGGCTCGGGATCCAGCCGATCACCGCCATCCAGGCCGCGCAACCGGGCGAGGGCACCGTCAACTCGCTTTATCTCGACACGCAGTCCGTCCCGCGGGTGCCGGGCTATTCGCGGCAGCAGGCGACTGGGATCAACGACTACCGCACTGACGAGGCCAACATGTACCGCAACGGCCCCTCCTCGCAGGCCACGCGGGTCAGCAACCGCACCTTCATTGCCCAGAGCAAGTTCTTCAACGACAAGCTGGTCGGCCTGTGGTCCGTGCGGCGCGACAGTTTCTTCCAGCAGAGCAAGGGGGCCACGAGCCGCTTCACCACGCTCACGAATCCCAACGGCACACCCACCGGGGCCACGCCGTACAACCTGGGGACGCAGGTGCAGGGGCCGAACGGCAGCTATCACTCGCTGCCCGATTCACCCAACTGGCAGTTTGACCCGGCGAATGACAAGCGGGCCATCCAGACCACCCGCGCGTGGGGCCTGGTGGTACACTCCCCAGACTTCATCAACCGCCGGCTGCCCTGGGGCACCAACTTCAGCTACAGCCTCAACAGCTCGAGCAATTTTCGGCCGGAGAGCCTGAGCTTCGACATGTATCACCAGCCCAACGGCACGCCCTCCGGTGTCTCCCGGGATCACTCGTTCCGCATCAACACGCTGGACGGCCGGCTGGACATGCGCGTGACCTGGTTCAAGACCGTGCAGAAGAACGCCTCCTACGGTGGCGGACCCTCGGGCCAGCAGATCAAGCAGCAGTTGGCCCGCACGATGAACGGCCTGATGATCGACGCGACCTCCAGCACGGGCATTCAGAACACGACGCCCGAGTGGCTCGTGAACAAGTGGTTCTTCGGCGACAGCTACGACAAGGCCATCGCCGCGCAGCCGATCCCGGACAACTGGACCAAGGAGAACGGCGCCGCGCTCCTGAGCCAGCCCCTGCGCATCCGCAGCCGGGCCGTCCCGGGCCAGCCTGGCTACATCGCGCAGGGGACGCCCCGGCCGACCGGTGGCGGCGTCTATTCCGAACCCCCCATTACCGAGGCCGAACTGCGTTATCGCCGCGAATGGTTCGCCGCCCGCACCGATACGGAGTGGTTCCGGCCCTGGAACGTCTACGCCGACGAAGGTCTCAACCTGAATGACGGTTTCCAGCTGGTGCGCACCCCGGTCGGCAGCGCGACGGCGGCGCCCGCCTTCCTGTGGAATGCTGATGGCGGCCCGTCCGGCTACGGCAACACCTCCGACAAGACCTCGAAGGGCGTCGAGATCGAGCTTGCGGCCAACATCACCCCGAACTGGCGCGTGATGCTCAACGCCTCGCGCACCGTGGCGAGTGACACCAACATCCTGAACGTATCCGGGGGCGGCAACATCCTGAAGTATTACACCGCGGTCAAAGCAGTGGCGCAGGATGGCTATACCCCGGCCGATGCGACCGCGACGTACAATTATTGGCAGAAGCAGGGCTTCGCCCATATCGCGCCCTTCGGGGACAACAGTCGCGAGTACCTCGGCTACATCTGGACGGACGGTTTTGAGCGCGCCTATCTCCAAGCGCTCGCGGCCGAGGGCAAGAACGTGGGCGAACTGCGCAAATACCACGTGAACCTGGTCACTTCTTACGATTTCCGCGAAGGCAACTTCAAGGGTTTCGGCGTCGGCGGCGCCGCCCGCTGGCAGGACAAGCCGCTGCTCGGCTTCAAGAAGACGTTCCTCGATGCGCCCGTGCTGAACTGGGTCGATGACCTGTCCTCACCCATCTACGGCGACTACGACGTGAAGTTTGACACCTGGGTCTCCTACCGCCGGCCGCTGACTCCGAAGGTCCGGCTGGTGGTGCAGCTGAACGTCCGGAATCTGCTCGGCGACAAGGAGCTTGTCGCCGTGACCGCCAACCCGGATGGCAGCTTCGGTTCCTACCGCATGGCGGATGGCACCACCTGGCAGCTGACGACCCGGTTCGAGTTCTGA
- a CDS encoding sodium:solute symporter family transporter yields the protein MLSPFDYVVVLFYLLFLTSIGWFFRHTGKDTSEYFRGGGKMAWWMVGASGFMGAFSAWTFTGAAGLAYDHGFVVIILYWANALGFFFNWSYFARMSRNSRAITALEAVRARLGPVNEQVFTWLQVPFQVLQAGIWLYGLAIFCTPVFGLDLRVTIVVCGVVVVFVAAAGGSWAVVAGDFIQALVLVPITLVAAFTAVQYIGGPSRFLEALPATHWDLTAAAADFGPWWIIAVLLEKVTNINGLNYASRYLCVSDGATARKAALFAALLFLVGSVFWFIPPLAARAGGLALGTHAGVANPAEMSYIMIAAQCLPVGLLGLLVTGIISSTLSSMDSGLNRNAGIFVRSFYLPVLRPAAGEKELVLAGRLTTWAFGFLAIVMALFYSTWRDIGVFQLMMNFSALVATPYAVPLFWCLLVRRSPDWAAWSTILVCCAVGGAVSLVPQSDWAAALAPGPVATALAWAKTQSYVAITLANVVLGSLWFLGASVLAGQRRLTPERTTQVAQFFRNVDTDISPAELEQPDDKRHLGIALMCLVYGAFIALLAVISPSWSGRLWLFFCALFMIGVGLAIRRTTRRANPPTP from the coding sequence ATGCTTTCCCCGTTCGACTACGTCGTGGTCCTGTTCTATCTGCTGTTCCTCACCAGTATCGGCTGGTTCTTCCGCCACACCGGCAAGGACACGAGCGAGTATTTTCGCGGCGGCGGCAAGATGGCTTGGTGGATGGTCGGCGCCTCCGGCTTCATGGGAGCGTTCAGCGCCTGGACCTTCACCGGCGCCGCAGGCCTGGCTTATGACCATGGTTTCGTCGTGATCATCCTGTACTGGGCCAACGCCCTCGGCTTCTTCTTCAACTGGTCCTACTTTGCCCGGATGAGCCGCAATAGTCGCGCCATCACGGCACTCGAGGCCGTGCGCGCCCGCCTGGGCCCGGTGAACGAACAGGTGTTCACCTGGCTCCAGGTGCCGTTCCAGGTCCTGCAGGCCGGCATCTGGCTCTATGGTCTCGCCATCTTCTGCACCCCGGTCTTCGGCCTCGACCTGCGCGTCACGATCGTAGTCTGCGGCGTAGTCGTGGTCTTCGTCGCCGCGGCCGGCGGCTCCTGGGCCGTCGTGGCCGGCGATTTCATCCAGGCGCTCGTGCTGGTGCCGATCACCCTCGTCGCGGCGTTCACCGCCGTGCAATATATCGGCGGCCCCTCCCGCTTTCTGGAGGCCCTGCCCGCCACCCACTGGGACCTGACCGCCGCCGCCGCCGACTTCGGCCCGTGGTGGATCATCGCGGTCCTCCTGGAGAAGGTCACCAACATCAACGGCCTCAACTACGCCTCCCGCTACCTCTGCGTCAGCGACGGCGCGACCGCGCGCAAGGCCGCCCTGTTCGCCGCCCTCCTCTTCCTCGTGGGCTCCGTGTTCTGGTTCATCCCGCCGCTGGCCGCCCGCGCCGGCGGCCTCGCGCTGGGCACGCACGCGGGCGTCGCCAACCCCGCCGAGATGTCCTACATCATGATCGCCGCGCAATGTCTCCCTGTCGGCCTGCTCGGCTTGTTGGTCACCGGCATCATCTCCTCCACCCTCTCCTCGATGGACTCCGGCCTCAACCGCAATGCCGGCATCTTCGTGCGCAGTTTCTACCTCCCCGTGCTCCGCCCCGCCGCCGGCGAAAAGGAACTCGTGCTCGCCGGCCGCCTCACCACCTGGGCCTTCGGCTTCCTGGCCATCGTCATGGCCCTCTTCTACAGCACCTGGCGTGACATCGGCGTCTTCCAGCTGATGATGAACTTCAGCGCCCTGGTCGCCACGCCCTACGCCGTGCCGCTCTTCTGGTGCCTCTTGGTGCGACGCTCCCCCGACTGGGCCGCTTGGTCCACCATTCTGGTCTGCTGTGCCGTCGGCGGCGCCGTCAGCCTCGTACCCCAATCCGACTGGGCGGCGGCCCTCGCTCCCGGCCCCGTGGCCACCGCGCTTGCGTGGGCGAAAACCCAAAGCTACGTCGCGATCACCCTCGCCAACGTCGTCTTGGGCTCCCTCTGGTTTTTGGGTGCCTCCGTCCTGGCCGGCCAGCGTCGGCTCACCCCCGAGCGCACGACGCAGGTCGCGCAGTTCTTCCGCAATGTCGACACCGACATCTCCCCGGCCGAGCTTGAGCAACCCGATGACAAGCGTCACCTCGGCATCGCGCTCATGTGCCTCGTCTACGGTGCCTTCATCGCCCTGCTGGCCGTGATCTCCCCGAGCTGGTCGGGCCGCCTGTGGCTCTTCTTCTGCGCCCTCTTCATGATCGGCGTCGGCCTCGCCATCCGTCGCACCACCCGGCGGGCCAATCCTCCCACCCCATGA
- a CDS encoding hydroxyacid dehydrogenase: MPPSDPSPVRILAALTGRERALFLEPVLPSQPPAASLEFTDESDLTPGRWARLLESRRPAILITGWTTPPLPAAWLAQPDCPLRYVCHVTGSVRNLVPRSFIERGGLVTNWGERISAQVAEHGLLLALAALRNQGAWTAFLARPATTRRLTELRTRTLFGLRVGLHGFGSVARALLPLLRPFGVTLAAYSAGVPEAIFAAHGVRPAASLSALFTDSDVLFECESLTPLTEGTVTASVLAALRDDAVFVNIGRGAVVDDEALVREGRAGRIRLALDVVTAEPVTPTSPFFSVPGLVLSPHIGGPTADRYADCGGHALANIARVLAGTPPEGLITLASYDRAT, encoded by the coding sequence ATGCCGCCTTCCGATCCGTCACCCGTCCGCATCCTCGCCGCCCTGACTGGGCGCGAACGCGCCCTGTTTCTGGAACCGGTCCTGCCGAGTCAGCCGCCGGCCGCCTCCCTCGAGTTCACCGACGAATCCGATCTGACCCCCGGACGTTGGGCCCGGCTGTTGGAGAGCCGGCGGCCGGCCATCCTTATCACCGGCTGGACCACGCCACCGTTGCCCGCGGCCTGGCTGGCTCAACCCGACTGCCCCTTGCGCTACGTGTGCCACGTCACCGGCTCCGTGCGCAACCTGGTGCCGCGTTCCTTCATCGAACGCGGTGGCCTGGTCACCAACTGGGGCGAGCGCATCAGCGCGCAGGTGGCCGAGCATGGCCTGCTCCTCGCCTTGGCCGCCCTGCGCAATCAGGGCGCCTGGACGGCCTTTCTCGCCCGGCCCGCCACCACCCGCCGGCTTACCGAATTGCGCACCCGCACCCTCTTCGGCCTGCGCGTGGGCCTCCACGGTTTTGGCAGCGTGGCCCGCGCCCTCCTCCCGCTGCTCCGCCCCTTTGGCGTTACCTTGGCCGCCTACTCCGCCGGCGTGCCGGAGGCGATCTTCGCGGCCCACGGGGTGCGCCCCGCGGCTTCGCTTTCCGCGCTCTTCACGGATTCGGACGTGCTCTTCGAGTGTGAATCCCTGACCCCCCTGACCGAAGGCACCGTCACGGCCAGCGTGCTCGCCGCCCTCCGGGACGACGCTGTCTTCGTCAACATCGGCCGCGGCGCCGTCGTTGACGACGAAGCCCTCGTGCGTGAGGGCCGGGCCGGGCGCATCCGCCTGGCTCTCGACGTGGTCACCGCCGAGCCGGTGACTCCGACCTCGCCGTTTTTTAGCGTACCGGGCCTAGTGCTCTCGCCCCACATCGGAGGTCCGACCGCCGACCGCTACGCCGATTGCGGCGGCCATGCCCTCGCCAACATCGCCCGGGTGCTCGCCGGCACCCCGCCGGAGGGTCTGATCACGCTCGCCAGCTACGACCGCGCGACCTGA
- a CDS encoding DUF2264 domain-containing protein, with amino-acid sequence MPSLPRREFLQLAALTGVGLALPRGLAALAAPAPSAGLRGAAAYRHWQTQARRLLEPLQRLFVPGQASLAIAGPASANGVPADRLESFARPMLLAAHYLQSVPEAGSADFRAAVARWFREGIVAGTTLGGPQAWGPDANYHQLHVEMGLFAITLQLAPDQLWHPLSPAEKDQVAAWLATARSTGYVDNNHYFMGIHVLEFLRRQGYGRAGDRAVVDEYFSRLEAMHRGDGWFQDGINQAFDYYNAYAFNFYGLWWAQLHGAENPERAQRWRDWARRFTQDYQHFFAASGEHPAFGRSITYRFNSTAPFGLTVLGACTDLPLGRLRRLCTRNLDFFLAQPIYQEQGCLAIGWTDRFEPSAELYTGAGSPYWAAKGFAPLLLPPDHAFWQVPEEPLPSESADGACVIRPAGLVVRHTGGEVEIINAGSQVSHTNLRYGAWKWSKTAYRTGRAFTCAFPAPTHWSSDSALTLRLADGRTFGRHATVALEMSAAHVLYRWALGFAWRTDGPPEQINVGLETGLWWNAGWLLQLHRYEAHQPAVFRLGGYALPGPDNAITRVNTGPSFGTWHPATGGSVVQPLTGCTAREWDERLDDRTPRAHLSAPYHATPVAVSPPLTGNGWIAALVWTGGDQAAAQPWVVGHTAAGNWQLTHPTLGRWAIKHSFLPALGPVSPRS; translated from the coding sequence ATGCCGTCCCTACCCCGCCGTGAATTCCTTCAGCTCGCCGCCCTGACCGGCGTCGGGCTGGCCCTGCCGCGCGGACTGGCCGCCCTGGCCGCGCCCGCCCCTTCAGCCGGCCTGCGCGGCGCCGCGGCCTACCGGCACTGGCAGACCCAGGCCCGCCGGCTGCTGGAACCCCTGCAGCGCCTCTTTGTGCCCGGCCAGGCCTCCCTGGCCATCGCGGGCCCCGCCTCCGCCAACGGCGTACCCGCCGATCGCCTCGAGTCCTTTGCGCGTCCGATGCTCCTCGCCGCCCACTACCTGCAGTCGGTGCCGGAAGCCGGCTCCGCGGACTTCCGGGCGGCGGTCGCACGCTGGTTCCGCGAGGGGATCGTCGCCGGCACCACCCTCGGGGGCCCGCAGGCCTGGGGCCCCGACGCCAATTACCACCAGCTGCACGTCGAGATGGGCCTGTTCGCCATCACCCTGCAGCTCGCCCCCGACCAGCTCTGGCATCCGCTCAGCCCGGCGGAAAAGGACCAGGTGGCCGCGTGGCTCGCGACCGCACGCTCCACCGGCTACGTGGACAACAACCATTATTTCATGGGCATCCACGTGCTGGAATTCCTGCGCCGTCAGGGCTACGGCCGGGCCGGGGATCGTGCGGTGGTGGACGAATATTTCTCTCGCCTGGAAGCGATGCATCGCGGCGATGGCTGGTTTCAGGACGGCATCAACCAGGCCTTCGATTACTACAACGCCTACGCCTTCAACTTCTACGGCCTGTGGTGGGCCCAGCTGCACGGCGCGGAAAACCCGGAGCGTGCCCAACGCTGGCGCGACTGGGCCCGGCGCTTCACGCAGGACTACCAGCACTTCTTCGCCGCCAGCGGCGAACATCCGGCCTTCGGGCGGTCCATCACCTACCGCTTCAACAGCACCGCCCCATTCGGCCTCACCGTGCTCGGGGCCTGCACCGACCTGCCGCTCGGCCGCCTCCGCCGGCTCTGCACCCGCAACCTGGATTTCTTTCTCGCGCAACCCATCTATCAGGAACAGGGCTGCCTCGCCATCGGCTGGACCGACCGCTTCGAACCCTCGGCCGAACTCTACACTGGCGCCGGCTCACCTTACTGGGCGGCCAAGGGCTTCGCCCCGCTGTTGCTGCCGCCGGACCACGCGTTCTGGCAGGTCCCCGAGGAACCGCTGCCCAGCGAATCCGCCGACGGCGCGTGCGTGATCCGGCCCGCCGGGCTGGTCGTGCGCCACACCGGCGGCGAGGTGGAGATCATCAACGCCGGGTCCCAGGTGTCCCACACCAACCTGCGTTACGGCGCCTGGAAATGGAGCAAAACCGCCTACCGCACCGGCCGCGCCTTTACCTGCGCTTTTCCGGCGCCGACCCATTGGTCCTCCGACTCCGCGCTCACCCTTCGGCTGGCCGACGGTCGCACCTTCGGCCGGCATGCCACCGTGGCGCTGGAAATGAGCGCGGCCCATGTGCTCTACCGCTGGGCCCTCGGCTTCGCGTGGCGCACCGATGGCCCGCCGGAGCAAATCAATGTCGGCCTCGAGACCGGCTTGTGGTGGAACGCCGGCTGGTTGCTCCAGCTCCATCGCTACGAGGCGCACCAGCCCGCCGTTTTCCGCCTCGGCGGCTATGCCCTGCCGGGGCCCGACAATGCCATCACGCGCGTCAACACCGGGCCATCGTTTGGCACCTGGCATCCCGCCACCGGCGGCAGCGTGGTGCAGCCGCTCACCGGATGCACCGCGCGGGAATGGGATGAACGGCTGGATGACCGCACGCCGCGCGCCCACCTCTCCGCCCCCTACCATGCCACCCCCGTGGCGGTCAGCCCCCCGCTCACCGGCAACGGCTGGATCGCCGCACTCGTCTGGACCGGCGGGGACCAGGCGGCCGCCCAGCCGTGGGTCGTCGGGCACACCGCGGCCGGCAACTGGCAGCTCACGCATCCCACCCTGGGCCGCTGGGCCATCAAACACTCCTTCTTGCCCGCCTTGGGGCCTGTCTCACCCCGGAGCTAA
- a CDS encoding glycoside hydrolase family 5 protein, whose product MNSSRRDFLKLAGGAGLAAALPGGVTATATPPRSTTNPLPRWRGFNLQYLYRPGPAMLKPDEDHFRWIAGWGFDFVRLPLNYRTWLKNKAPANELIKPEDVYDLDESTLALVDQAVELGGRHGVHVCLCFHHAPGYRVGKNVSEPFVLWRDPAAVEAFTFHWNLFARRYRDIPADRLSFNLFNEAPWPNDNFNGAIYRHAVTPAVAAIRKHRPDRMIIADGAGAGNLPVPELIPLGVHQSVHCYIPGSLSHYQVDWMKDRTDWPVPQWPGALGDGDYRWDRERLELYYSSWQDLLAQGVGVHMGETGGSHRVPASISRAWLGDVLGVCRDLGIGWALWDFLGQSKFGILDSERNDVAYEDWYGHKLDRTMLELLQRS is encoded by the coding sequence ATGAACTCCTCCCGTCGCGATTTCCTCAAACTCGCCGGGGGTGCCGGACTGGCCGCTGCCTTGCCCGGTGGCGTCACCGCCACCGCCACCCCGCCGCGCTCCACCACAAATCCGCTCCCGCGCTGGCGCGGCTTCAATCTCCAATATCTCTACCGGCCCGGCCCCGCCATGCTGAAGCCCGACGAGGACCATTTTCGCTGGATCGCCGGCTGGGGCTTCGACTTCGTGCGCCTGCCGCTTAACTACCGCACCTGGCTGAAAAACAAGGCGCCGGCCAACGAGCTGATCAAACCCGAGGATGTCTACGACCTGGATGAGAGCACCCTCGCCCTGGTGGACCAGGCGGTTGAGCTCGGCGGCCGGCACGGTGTGCACGTGTGCCTGTGCTTCCACCATGCGCCCGGCTACCGCGTCGGCAAGAATGTGAGCGAACCCTTCGTGCTCTGGCGCGATCCCGCGGCGGTCGAAGCCTTCACGTTTCATTGGAACCTGTTCGCGCGGCGCTACCGCGACATCCCGGCCGACCGGCTTAGCTTCAACCTGTTCAACGAAGCTCCGTGGCCCAACGACAACTTCAACGGCGCGATCTACCGCCACGCCGTCACTCCCGCTGTGGCCGCCATCCGGAAACACCGCCCCGACCGCATGATCATCGCCGACGGTGCCGGCGCCGGCAACCTACCCGTGCCGGAACTCATCCCGCTGGGTGTGCACCAGAGCGTGCATTGCTACATTCCGGGTTCACTCAGCCACTATCAGGTCGACTGGATGAAAGACCGCACCGACTGGCCCGTGCCGCAGTGGCCAGGCGCGTTGGGCGATGGTGACTACCGCTGGGACCGCGAACGCCTGGAGCTGTATTATTCGTCGTGGCAGGACCTGCTCGCGCAGGGCGTGGGTGTCCATATGGGCGAAACCGGCGGCTCCCACCGCGTGCCCGCGTCAATCTCCCGGGCTTGGCTGGGCGACGTGCTCGGCGTGTGCCGCGACCTCGGCATCGGCTGGGCGCTCTGGGATTTCCTCGGCCAGAGCAAATTCGGCATCCTCGATTCCGAGCGCAACGACGTCGCGTATGAGGACTGGTACGGCCACAAGCTTGACCGAACGATGCTGGAGCTGCTGCAAAGGTCTTGA